Part of the Engystomops pustulosus chromosome 4, aEngPut4.maternal, whole genome shotgun sequence genome is shown below.
CCTAAATGAATAAAGTGCGCAACAGTTAGAGGAAAAACCTAAAAAATTCAACAAGACTTTTCATGATGTCAAATCACGCATGAAAAGCAAAGGATGAGCGAAGTGGAAGATGAGAATTTCCTCACACACACACGGCCATGTTCTCGTCTGGACCAGATCCCTTCTACTCTCCATTGAAAGATGAGCGGCCGTGACCGTGTGCTCGCCGcactgtgaccgggtgccatagacctctggcCACAAATTGTGCAGTTTGCGCCCATTACGGTTATTTGAATGAGGCCTTATTGGATTACATTGAGTTTTCTATTATGGTTTAATTGTGAAATTCAACAATGTCCCCCAATGGTCCTGGAAGATCCACCACCAGATTTGTTCCTTTACCAGCAGTATGTTTGAAGGCTCTGCTGATAGCTAGATGAAGCGACCCAATCTATGTATTCAAATGTGGAAATGGGAATGAAGTCCTGGCAGTAAAGTCAGAGGACTGGTGGAGCTAGGACCTCCTCATGGTGAGAAAAACACAGAAGTCAATGGATTTTGGTGATAATCCAGAAAGAGCTATAGCTAAACCCATCATTACTCTCGGGCCGTGGCCACATTTGTTTATTAGTCTATGACCTGCTTGAGAAAGATTTAGATAACtgttatatttaatatttctgtCTTAACAAAGCAGAGGAGCCTTTGGGTCCATCACCATGGACAACGTGTACCTCCAGCATCCACAAATCTGACGTTCACCTGATTCATATATTGGCAAGTCACATCACGTGCAAAAGACCTTCTAAGGTCCATGTTGTTCTGGATGAATGCAAATATGAGGGAAGAAAGGTGCCAACATCCAAGGAAAAGGGACTTAATCTGGAGACCATCGCCGAGACCTTTACTTTACTGGTTGCCCCTGTAATAAGTGATGATTATGGCTAAGACTACACATTTATTTTTGGATCCTTATGCTAAGAGAATTCTAAAACCTCAAAAACCGTGAACTGATTGTATTATGACTCTTCTTACATTTTGGTTCCTCAGACTATATATAAGGGGGTTCAGCATCGGAGTGACAGCCGTGTAGAAGACAGAAGCCACTTTGTCTCGTATGGTGAAGATACTGGAAGGAGGACGCATGTAAGTGAACAATACAGTGCCATAGAAGATGGAGACACACATGAGGTGTGAGGAGCAGGTGCTGAAGGCTTTCCTCCTACCTTCTGTGGACCTCATGTTTGTAATTGAGATGACAATTAGGGCGTATGAGACCAGGATAGTCATCAATGAGCCTAAAGCCAAAGAACCTACTGTGTAGACGGTGACCATGTCACAGGTGGAGGTGTCGGAGCAGGACAGTCTGAGAACCAGAGGAGCGTCACAATAGAAATGGTCAATGAGGTTTGGTCCATAGTATTGGAGACTGAAGGCACAGCTGGTCTGTACTGAGGACTGTAAGAAGCCAACGGAGAAGGACAGAAGAACGAGACATAGACATTTCTTCTTAGTCATGATGGACATATAATGAAGAGGGTGACAGATGGCCATAAATCGGTCATAAGACATGGTGGACAGGAGAAGAGTCTCAATAGATCCCAAAGCTGCATAGAAGAAGAACTGAAGGGCACAACCTTCAAAAGAGATGGTCTTCTTCATGGACATAAGGTCAGAAAGCATCTTAGGAGTTATGGTTGATGAGTAGAAGACGTCCACCAGCGAGAGGTAGCTCAGGAAGAAATACATAGGATTCTGGAGGGTTGATGTGTTTCCTACAACAATCACCAGGCCAAG
Proteins encoded:
- the LOC140128817 gene encoding olfactory receptor 5B12-like, with product MPLLTNQTKVTEFVFSGLTDDENLKFFLFIFFLHVYIVTVMANLGLVIVVGNTSTLQNPMYFFLSYLSLVDVFYSSTITPKMLSDLMSMKKTISFEGCALQFFFYAALGSIETLLLSTMSYDRFMAICHPLHYMSIMTKKKCLCLVLLSFSVGFLQSSVQTSCAFSLQYYGPNLIDHFYCDAPLVLRLSCSDTSTCDMVTVYTVGSLALGSLMTILVSYALIVISITNMRSTEGRRKAFSTCSSHLMCVSIFYGTVLFTYMRPPSSIFTIRDKVASVFYTAVTPMLNPLIYSLRNQNVRRVIIQSVHGF